A portion of the Magnolia sinica isolate HGM2019 chromosome 17, MsV1, whole genome shotgun sequence genome contains these proteins:
- the LOC131231179 gene encoding uncharacterized protein LOC131231179 — protein MKTSTVQTPQKAAIRRSKEKSHKVRLKSLSLSLSLISLYHSKIIAKSLNPAFLVASEADPIDTLSSQIPSPQNPSLKVCFRSQFSKICVEIHAISHVRMSRLQSSPKPSFSSPSNASNPTNALESFPTSSIIDGNQGFGGSEVFKMENVDIQVAVDLLLAARFQVMNSPNIDLRSKKPLDCLIKSVIELLDRLPEEQDRFYGLLQAKVWIGLLCVFMWIVSVSIVMDRDARTRTGFPGMPPPT, from the coding sequence ATGAAGACTTCAACTGTCCAAACCCCTCAGAAAGCTGCCATCCGTCGATCAAAGGAGAAATCCCACAAGGTGCgtttgaaatctctctctctctctctctctctcatttccctttACCATTCGAAGATCATcgcaaaatccctaaatccagctTTCTTAGTTGCATCCGAAGCCGATCCGATCGATACCCTTTCATCTCAGATCCCATCTCCGCAAAATCCCTCTCTAAAAGTATGTTTCAGATCCCAATTCTCCAAAATATgtgttgaaatccatgcaatctctCACGTTCGTATGTCCCGTCTGCAGAGCAGTCCAAAACCCTCATTTTCATCTCCGTCGAATGCATCTAACCCCACCAATGCATTAGAATCCTTCCCTACATCGTCGATTATTGACGGGAATCAAGGATTTGGCGGATCAGAGGTTTTCAAGATGGAGAATGTGGACATTCAGGTGGCTGTCGATTTATTGCTCGCCGCTCGTTTCCAGGTCATGAATTCTCCCAATATTGATCTCCGATCGAAGAAGCCTCTGGATTGCCTGATCAAGAGCGTAATCGAGCTGTTGGATCGGCTGCCAGAAGAGCAGGACAGGTTTTACGGGCTTCTCCAAGCAAAGGTATGGATCGGATTACTCTGTGTTTTCATGTGGATCGTTTCGGTGTCAATCGTCATGGATCGAGATGCCCGAACTAGGACAGGATTTCCTGGCATGCCGCCTCCTACATGA